Proteins from a genomic interval of Amycolatopsis sp. cg13:
- a CDS encoding ABC transporter substrate-binding protein, whose protein sequence is MRGSSRLWSAAAVVTTLSLLLTACGGGGSSSGSSGEADPNGTFTVYGTEPQNTLIPTNTNELGGSKAVDPMFSGLVAYKGENGEPYNLMAESITTTDSKVFDIKIKHGWKFHDGTEVKAKNFVDAWNYGANSANGQINSTFFENIQGYSDVHPADKAAKPTTDKMSGLVVKGDYEFQVTLEAPFSVFTTKIGYTAFAPLPDSFFKDPAAFAKHPIGNGPMKFVSRTPNVEIKLTRFDDYQGPDKVKFKDLDDKIYASQETAYQDLLSNKLDFIETLPPSALTADKYKTDLKDNLVTGHLLGISTIAVPYYVQGYNNLDLRRAISMAIDRAQITKTVMHDTYVPADGYVSQGIPGYRPGVCGEYCKFDPAKAKELFAKSGFKGKLTIASNADGGRKEPLVAACNSIKNTLGVECDFVPATDFGQWRSIVTGHKLTGMGRSDWAADYPSIEDFLNPLYRTGASSNDSTYSNPQVDALLKQADSTADKDAAVKLYQQAEDLIAKDLPSIPVWDEKGVAAKSKHTKTVVLDFRRRADYSSVEVLKK, encoded by the coding sequence ATGCGGGGTTCATCCAGGCTCTGGAGCGCGGCCGCTGTCGTGACAACCTTGTCACTGCTCCTGACTGCCTGTGGGGGCGGCGGATCCAGCAGTGGCTCGTCAGGCGAAGCCGACCCGAACGGGACATTCACCGTCTACGGCACGGAACCGCAGAACACGCTGATCCCCACGAACACCAACGAACTCGGCGGTTCCAAGGCCGTCGACCCGATGTTCTCCGGACTCGTGGCGTACAAGGGCGAAAACGGCGAGCCGTACAACTTGATGGCGGAGTCGATCACCACGACCGATTCCAAGGTCTTCGACATCAAGATCAAGCACGGCTGGAAGTTCCACGACGGCACCGAGGTCAAGGCGAAGAACTTCGTCGACGCCTGGAACTACGGGGCCAACTCCGCGAACGGCCAGATCAACAGCACGTTCTTCGAGAACATCCAGGGCTACTCCGACGTCCACCCCGCCGACAAGGCGGCGAAGCCGACCACGGACAAGATGTCCGGCCTGGTCGTGAAGGGCGACTACGAGTTCCAGGTGACCCTGGAAGCGCCGTTCTCCGTTTTCACCACCAAGATCGGCTACACCGCGTTCGCGCCGCTGCCGGACTCCTTCTTCAAGGATCCCGCGGCGTTCGCGAAGCACCCGATCGGCAACGGCCCGATGAAGTTCGTCAGCCGCACGCCGAACGTCGAGATCAAGCTGACCCGGTTCGACGACTACCAGGGCCCGGACAAGGTCAAGTTCAAGGACCTCGACGACAAGATCTACGCCAGCCAGGAAACCGCGTACCAGGACCTGCTGAGCAACAAGCTCGACTTCATCGAGACGCTGCCGCCGTCCGCGCTCACCGCGGACAAGTACAAGACCGACCTCAAGGACAACCTGGTCACCGGGCACCTGCTGGGGATCAGCACGATCGCGGTCCCGTACTACGTGCAGGGCTACAACAACCTCGACCTGCGCCGGGCCATCTCGATGGCGATCGACCGCGCGCAGATCACCAAGACGGTCATGCACGACACCTACGTGCCGGCCGACGGCTATGTCTCGCAGGGCATTCCGGGCTACCGGCCGGGCGTGTGCGGCGAGTACTGCAAGTTCGACCCGGCGAAGGCGAAGGAACTCTTCGCGAAGTCCGGGTTCAAGGGCAAGCTCACCATCGCCTCGAACGCCGACGGCGGCCGCAAGGAGCCGCTGGTGGCCGCGTGCAACAGCATCAAGAACACCCTCGGCGTCGAATGCGATTTCGTTCCGGCGACCGACTTCGGCCAGTGGCGCAGCATCGTGACCGGGCACAAGCTGACCGGCATGGGCCGTTCCGACTGGGCCGCGGACTATCCGTCCATTGAGGACTTCCTCAACCCGCTCTACCGGACCGGGGCGTCGTCGAACGACTCGACGTACTCCAACCCGCAGGTCGACGCTCTGCTGAAGCAGGCGGACTCGACGGCGGACAAGGACGCCGCGGTGAAGCTGTACCAGCAGGCCGAGGACCTGATCGCGAAGGACCTGCCCTCGATCCCGGTGTGGGACGAGAAGGGCGTCGCGGCCAAGTCGAAGCACACCAAGACCGTGGTCCTCGACTTCCGCCGCCGCGCGGACTACTCCTCGGTCGAGGTCCTCAAGAAGTGA